AAGCGGGATAGGGTCGCGGTAGGATCGCGGCGAGGCCATTGAGTCAAAAGCCTCGGCAACGGCAAGAATTCTTGAGCCGATGAGGATCTCCTCTCCCCGTTTCCCCTCGGGGTATCCCGACCCGTCAAACCACTCGTGGTGGGAATAGATGAGCTTGGCTTCATCTTCATACCACTTGAGCTGGTAGGCAACCTTGAAGCCCGTCTCGGGGTGCTTTCTGATCTCCTCGTATTCTTCAAAACTGAGCTGTTCCAGCTTCCCCTTCTCCAGGATCTCGTCGGCAATTCCGATTTTACCGATGTCATGGAGCTTTCCCGCCGAAATGATCTTTTCTATCTCCTCTTCCTCCAGGAACATCTCCCGGGCGATTTCCCCGGCGATCTGGGCCACATTGAGGGAATGGCTCCTGGAAAAGGGATCGCGGCTCTCGTAGGCAAGGGCAAGATCTTCTATGGCTGCGCGGGCCTCCCGCGAAATCTCGGAATAATTCTTTATGGAGGCGTACATGAGGTACACGGGGGCGAGGAGGAGAAGGGCCTTGGGATCGATGAGATACACGGTGGCAACGAGCAGTCCCACCGGCACAAGCATCGCGAGATGGACTTTTATGTTCCCTAGATTGATTTTCAGCAGGTACCTCAAATTTATGCCTGTATTGATTTTTCTCTCGATGAAGGTGAGGATATGATTCAGTAATAATATGATAAGGGCAGTGAGAATAAGGACAAGGACGGTATGCACATCAAGGAGTTTTGAAAAGGGCCTGTCAATGAGGGCCCGGTAGATCAGCCCGCCTGTTCCGAAACAGATAAAGAGGAAAAACAGCTCTCTTTCCTCCTCTTTCGGCACTTTTCTTTTCAGTGCCCGGCAAGAGAGAAACTTGGCGGCGCCGGAAATGGTGATGAGCAGCTGGCACCACAGGGGGCCGTAGAGAAGAAGGGCGGCATAGAGGACGGGGGTGAGCATGACTATCCTGCCGTAACGGGGCATGTCAAGAACCCAGAAGCTTGTGATAACGGAAAGAAGAATAAAGATTCCGTGGCCTGTGCTGAAAAATTGTTCCTGTGACCCGTTCCCGTAGGACAGGCTTTTCCCCCACACTATGTAAATGATAAGGAGAGCGCTTATCAGCCCTGCAATGGAGCTTCTGAAGAGCCTTCTCTGCACGCCGTCATGGAGTTTTCCGCCCATCAGTCCTGTAAGCCTTCCATAAGACTTGTCGCATCTCTCACTATTCCACAAATTCCATTCTGCTCCTCTCATGGTAATGGTTCGCAAGGACTGTCTCTCAAGAAACTCCTGTGCCATGGGAAAAATCAAAAATGTTAACAAGTTGGAAACAAACTGTTAATATATTGGTAACAGCCCTCTTTTATAATGAGACTGAGGATTAACGGGCTTTTTCTATTATGAGTTGTGAGGGAATCTGCCAATGCAGCTGCCGAACATGCCGGCTCCTGTGAGTTTTACCCCGATGCCCTTCCAGGTGCAGCCCCAGAGCGGCCTTAACCTCGCGATGGGAAGGGTCCTCAACGGCCAGGTGCTGGCAAAGACGGGAAACCAGATGACGCTCCGGCTCGGCAACAATGTGCTCCAGGCCGAGGGAAATCTGCCTGTCGATGTGGGAGCGCAGTTCCAGGTCCAGGTGAAAGGCAAGGACTCGCAGGGGACTCTTAACCTTCAGCTGCTGAGGGCCCAGTCTTTCACCCCCATGACGGAAGACGACCTCATGAGCACCATGGCGGCCATGAAGCTCCCCGTCACGGAGAAAAATGTGACACTTGCCAAAGGTATGCTGGAAAATGGCATACCCCTCACCTCGGAGAACCTCAAGGAGTTCAATGAAGCCTTTTCACAGCTGCCCAAAACCCTTTCAACGGACATGCAGTCAGCCTCCTTTCTCAAGATGAGCTCCCTTCCCTTTACTCCGCAGAATATCACCACCCTCTCCAACTTCATCACCACCCATCCCCTCATAGGGGCCCAGCTTTTCGAGGTGCAGCAGGAGTTCAGGAAGCTCACCGGGGGAAAGTCGGGCAGGGTCTCCCGTGAGATGGTGGAGATTCTCTCGGCGGCATCGGGGCTTCTGGGCGAGTACATCATAGACGGGAAGAGCAAGCCCAGGGCGAAGAACTCCAAGGCATCGAAGAATATGGCCCGCCAGGTAGGCATCGAGATGCTCGGGCCGGGATGGGGAAGCGAAGATGAGTGGGATCTGCTCAAGATGCTCGCCGCCGTGAGAGGAAAGCTCTCACAGGAGGAGATGAGCGAAGAGGAAGCGGCCCTTATGAAGCTCCTCGCCCTTATGGGCCAGCTTGAGGAGAATATCGCCGCGCAGCAGCTCATCAACGGCGCGAAAAAAAGTAACGAGGCGCCCTATTACTATATGCAGGTTCCTCTCAGGCTCGATGAGAGAGAGGTCACCGCCGAGGTGAAGATATATTACACCACCGATTATTACAACGAGAAAAAGGTCGATGAGGACAATGCCAGGCTTGAGTTCTCCGTGGTTACGGAGCATCTTGGGGCCCTCTATTTCCAGGTGGAGATAGTTCATGGTATAATATATATGGATGTCGGTACAGGAAGCGAGGAAGTGTGCGCCTTTGTTGAGAGATATGTGCCGGCCCTTATGGAGAACCTGAAGAGGATCCCTTACGCACCGGGGAAAACCAGGTGCTACGTGAAGGAAGACGATCCTCTGGTTTCTTTTACCGAGGCAGCCGGGGAGTTTGAAAAAATGGAAAGAGTCAATATCAGCGGTTAGAGAAATAACCTGATGCAAGATGACAGGTAGAGAAAATGGAAGGACAGAATAATGAGAGAAAGGCCTTGGCAGTAAGGAGAGAGGAGGATGGAACCCTGAGTGTCCTCGCGTACGGCGAGGGAGAAGAAGCCGACGCGATAATAGAAAGAGCCAGAGAATCCGAAGTAGAGATTGTCAAGGATGAGGAAGAGATACGGAGGCTCCTGGGCGGGACGGCACCGCAGGCGGTACCGAATAAGATATACAGTCTTGTCGCCGAGATAGAAGCCTTCGTGACCGAGCTCAACGAGGCCTGGTTAAGGAGGGATACAGGGACAGTCGAGGAAGAGAGCCCGGAAGAGGGCGAAGGGTAAAGGAATTAATTCCCGCAAGGGATTAAAGAGTATTAATGGAGGTGCGGCATATGTATGATGGAATAAAAAAGGCGACGTTAGGAATGCAGGCGATGAACCAGAAGCAGGACGTCATACTCAACAACCTGGCCAACGTGGGCACCACGGGCTACAGGAGGGAGAACATGACCTTCTCGTCCTTCAGCGAGGTGATGGAGAAGGAGATGACCTTCAACCCCAGTCCCACCAAGAAGAGCAGCGAGTACCAGCAGGCCGGCATCGGTGTTGAGTCAGACGGGATGCTCTACCAGCGCACGCTGACCTCTTTTTCGCAGGGCTCCCTGAAGAACACCGGCAACACCCTGGACCTTGCCCTTGATGACGACGGGAGAGGCTTCTTCACCATCAAGACGGATAAGGGCCTGGCCTTTTCGAGGGGCGGCTCCTTCCGCATCGACAACCAGGGTTACCTGTGCACCCAGGATGGCTCGTTCGTGATGGGCCACAAGGGGAAGATACAGCTCGGGGGCTCGAGCGTAGGGGTGACCAACGAGGGGATGATCAAGGTTGACGGGAAAGAGGTTGACAAGCTTCTTGTCACCGAGTTCAACGACAAGATGGCCAACAGGGGCCTCATGCACTCCGGTGACAACAACTTCCAGGCGAATGCCGGCGGCAGGATTGCCACGAACTCTCATGTGAAGCAGGGCTTCCTGGAGATGGCAAATGTCAATGCCGTGCAGTCGATGATTGAGCTCATGACCATCATGAGGGCCTACGAGGCGAACCAGAAGACCCTCCAGGCGGAAGACAAGATGATCCAGAAGACGGTGAACGAGACCGGTAAGGTTCGGTAAGTTTTATAAATCAACAAGGAGGGTGAACCATATGTTAAGAGGGCTTTACACAGCAGCGTCAGGAATGTCTGCCCAGCAGATGAATATTGACAATATTGCCAATAACCTGGCGAACATTCAGACGACGGGGTACAAAAAATCCCGCCTGGATTTCCAGGATCTTCTCTACTCCCACACCCAGGATCCCGGCACCGACGCGACGGTGGGCACCCAGATCGGTATGGGCGTGAGAGCCTCGGCGACGCAGCAGATCTTCACCGACGGGAGCTTACTTCAGACGGGCCGTGACCTTGACGTGGCCGTACAGGGCCAGGGCTTTTTTGAAGTGACCCTTCCCAACAACAAGAAGGCCTATACCAGGGACGGCGCCTTCAAAATGGACGGCCAGGGGAATCTCCTCACCGGTGCCGGCTACTCACTGGGCGTGCAGATTCCCAAGGATGTCTCCAACCTTGTGATAGAATCTGACGGCACCATCAAGGGAACGCCCATAAGCTCGACAGAGCCCAAGGTGATAGGCCATCTCACCCTGGTGCGCTTCCTGAACCCTGCGGGCCTCAAGTCGATGGGGAGCAACCTCTATGACAGGACGCCCATTGCCGGTGACATGTTCAAGGGCACGCCCGGCAAGGAAGGGCTGGGTACGCTTGCCCAGGGCCACCTTGAAAAAGCCAACGTGAATGTCATCGAGGAGATGATCAGTATCGTGCAGGCCCAGCGCGCCTATGAAATGAACCAGAAGGGCGTTCAGGCTTCCGATGAAATGGTGAGAATGGCCAACCAGCTCCAGAAATAACCATGAGGGACAGCCCAGGGTGAAAAAGTTGCCCATTGGTGTGAGGGAGCGGAAGGAAAACGGGGATATCTTGACTAATAAAGGAGGTAGGGGAAGATGCAGATCGAGGGTATTACACCCCAACCGATTAAGGATGCAGCTGATGTCACCCCTTCCAAGAAGCAGGAGGAGTCGAAGCTGAAGGATGCCTGCCAGCAGTTCGAGTCTCTTTTCCTGTCCCAGATTCTGAAGGAGATGAAAAAATCCATACCAAAGGCCGAAGGTGAAGAGGGAAAAGACAAGGATATGTATGAGGATCTCATGTACGAGGAGATCTCCAAGTCAATGGCGGCTTCGGGCGGAATCGGTATGGCCAATATTCTCTATCAGCAGATGAAGGATATCATGTGAGCGAAAGGGAGCATGGCTGCCGGTAGTTTCTTCTCCTTATGGAGGTTTATGCATGCCGGTAGACGTTGCTGAGCTGTGGGGAAAGTTCAAATCCCAGGCTGATCTCGGGGCCAAGGAGACGCTTATTGCCTCCTATCTCCCCCTGGTGAGGCAGATTGCAGTAAGCATCATCAAGAAGCTCAGGCCGGGTGTTGATCTTGACGACCTCATAAGCGACGGCACTTTTGGCCTCATGCGGGCCGTGGAGCAGTTTGACCCCGGACGGGGAGTGAAGTTTGAAACTTACGCCACTCCTGTCGTTCGGGGTGCTATTTATAATGGCCTCCGCGCCCTGGACTGGATGCCTGAGCGCACCAGGGGGAAGGCAAGGGCTCTTCAGCGCGCCATGGAGAAGTTTTCAGTGCTCTACGGGAGGCCCGGCACCGAGGAGGAGCTTGCCGAAGAGCTCAAAATGAGCACCTCGGAAGTTTATGAGCTCATCACCGATCTTGGCTGTGTTTACTTGCTCTCGCTTGATCAGCCCTTCCCCACAAGCGACGATGACGAGGCAAGCATTCTTGATATCATAGAGGACAAGGACGGCACCGATCCCTCGATAGAGATCGAGTTCATTGAGCAGCGCGAGATACTGCGGCGCAGCGTTGAGGAGCTTTCCGAGCGGGAGCGGACCCTTATCCAGATGCACTATTTTGATGGCGTTCCCTTTGACAAGATTGCCCAGATAATGGGAGTTTCCAAGCAGAGGATCTCGCAGATCCACAGCCGCGCGGTGAGAAGGCTCAGGGAACAGCTCTCCATGGAAGGCTTCAGGGAGGGGCAAAGGGAGGAGACTGTTCACAGCTACGACCAGCATATCTGAAGCCGGCCCCTGGTGCGCCCACACAACAATCATTATGGCTTTAATCGGCATCACCACCACCATCCCTGTTGAGCTGCTCTTCGCCTCGGGCCATGTGCCCGTTGATTTGAACAATATCTTCATTACCCGTCAGAACCCTCTCGAGCTGATAGAGCGTGCCGAGTTCAGAGGACTTCCAAGAACTCTCTGCAGCTGGATAAAAGGCATATACGGAATCCTCTGCGAGCGGCAGGATATCGAGACTGTCGTGGCCGTCGTTGAAGGGGACTGCAGCAACACCCTTCCCCTCCTGGAAATCCTCAGGGACGAAGGCAGGGAGGTGATACCTTTTTCTTTCCCCTTCGACAGGGACCGTCATCACCTGGAGAGGGAGATGGAAAAGCTCACCGCCCGCTTTCCCTCTGAAAAGGACGCCCTTGAAGCCTGGAGAACAAGGCTTGATGCAATACGCAGGAAAGTCCACAGGGTTGATGAGCTCTGCTGGAAGGAGGGGAAGGTTACCGGCCTGGAAAATCATCTTTACCTGGTCTCTTCCAGTGATTTTCAAGGTGAGCCCGATAGTTATGAGAAGCGTCTTGATGAGTTTATCGCAGAGGCCTCGGAGAGAAAGAGCGACTTTTCCATGGTGCCTCTGGGCTTTGTCGGGGTGCCGCCTATTTTTTCCGATTTTTATGATTTCCTTGAGGAAAAGGGGGCGAAGGTGATCTTCAACGAGGTGCAGCGGCAGTTTTCCATGCCCGGCCTGAAGGAAAATCTCGTTGAGAGGTTCCTGGAGTATACCTATCCTTACGGCCTGCCTGAAAGAATAGATGATATCAGGAGGGAGACGGCGGCAAGGGGCCTCTGGGGGATCATCCACTATACCCAGTCATTCTGCCACCACCAGATGGAACATTTACTGCTGCGTGAAAAGCTCAGGGTCCCTCTCCTTCTGCTTGAAGGGGACAGGCCTGGAGGGCTTGACGAGCGGACAAAAGTGCGCCTTGAAAGTTTCCTTGAAATGCTCAGGTAGGAATTTTCATAAAAAGGAAGAATGTACCATAACTTCTTCCAGAGAAAAGGCGCCTCAATCGGCCTGTTGACAGGAGAGAGGGAGAGAATGAAAAGCAGGACAGGCATTATTTTTTTTGGCATTGCCCTTGCAATGGTGGTTTTTTTCTGCGGCTGCGAGAAAAGGAGGACCCCCGAGGAACTGCTGAACATGGTGAAGACAAAGTATTCCCAGGTGGCGGACTTCCACGAGGTCTCCACTGCCGAAGTGGTGAATAACCTTGATGAAGGCAAGGTGAGCACCACGGAAACGGAAATGTGGTACCGGAAGCCCAACAGGATCCTCTTCACCTCGAATTCGGGCCAGGTTTCTGCGGTAGCGGCCTGCGACAGCAAGCTCTTCTATCTCTTTGTGAGCTCCCTCAACAAATGCCATACAGGAGCCGCTCCCGGTAGCATCTCTCTTTTTTACGAGAAAGTCGGGGGTGGAGGTCTCATCAAGCCATCCCATGTGATACTTGAGACATACCTTCTGGACGGGAAGCTTCCCGCAAAAGGGATCAAATCGTCAGAGATCCGGAAGAAGCGCGAAAAAATCGGCACCACGGAGTGTCATGTCATCGATATCACTCTCCCTACCGGTGAAAAGCAGACCCTCTGGATCGGGGTGCACGATCTCTTCATCTGGAAAAACATGATAACAGTCACCAAGGCTTCTCTGATAGGGGAGGCAATTGTTCCCTCGCCGTCGCCGGGGCAGAAGGATCCGGAATCTGAGGTGCTGCTCGTTTCGACGGAGACCATGAAGGTCGTGGAGGCTGACAAGGGGATTCCTGATGAGAAATTTGCCTGGAAGCCCCCTGATGGAGTGGAGATAGTCTCAGAGGATGAGGAGAGAGGGAAGGCCGCAAGGGTTGACCTCACGGGGAAAAAAGCCCCCCCCTTCACGCTGGAGGATGCCTCGGGGAAGAAGGTGAGCATCGCCTCCCTGAAAGGCAAGGTGCTGATCCTGGATTTCTGGGATTCATGGTGCAAGTCCTGTATAAAGGATATGAAAATAATGCAGAATATCCAGAACAAGGGCAAGGCAGAAGGGATCGTGGTGCTCGGCATCAATGAAGAGGCCGACAGGACGGCGCGCGAGAAGTTCCGCGCGCTCCATGGGATTACCTTCACTGACCTTTATGATACCGCAGGGAGTGTTTCAAAGAACTATGGCGTCGATGCCGTGCCAAGGGTTGTGATAGTCAGCAGGGACGGCACCGTGGCAGGGGATTTTCTGGGAGTGCAGGATGAAGAGGTAATTACAAAAGTGGTGCAGAAATTGGGAGTGAAATGATCGCGACAGCGCATGAAGGGAGTTTGCAATGGCTACTGGAAGAAGCAACGAATCTGAATCTGTGGCAAAGAGGAAAGCGAGAGCAAAAAAGGCCGATTCGAAATCGCTCAAGCAGTCTGGAGACTGGTTCCAGCGTAATAAGAGCCTCGTCACCTGGGCTCTGGTCATTGCCTTTGCCTCCACCTGCATAGGTTTTGGTGCCATATTCTATGTGAATCAGCTTAATGAGGCCGAGAAGGAGAAGAAGTCACCTGACGTGCAGAAGGTGGACAAAATAGGCGAGAATGTCAGGTACTGGAAGGAGCGGGTCCAGGAAAAGCCCAATGATGCCGTAAGCCTGAGCAACCTTGCCTATGCCTACCAGGAGGGAGTCTTTGAGATCCTCGCAAAGGATTCGGGAAGCGCCATGGCCCCCGAGGACAAAACCAGGCTCGATGAGTATTCAAAGAGCGCAGAGGAGTACTACAGGAAAGCCCTTGACGTTGACAGGAACTACGTGTTTGCCGCGACAAACCTTGCCGATATCTACCTGAGCACCGGCAAGCACAAGGAAGCGCTCACGGTGCTGAAAAGTCTCCTGAAGAGCCAGGGCAAGCTTGAGAATGACGGAACACCGGCAGTCAACCTTGACGACAGGGATACGCTTGTGCTCATGGAAAAGCTCTGCGATGCCTATGTGAAATCAGGTGACAACAAGAATGCCATAGTGATAGGAGAGGCAGTTCTCAAAAAGGACCAGGGAAATTACAATGTGCTCTATTACCTTGCAAGGGCTTATTTCGGCCAGAAGGACAGCGAAAAATCCCTCGGGCTCCTCAAAGATGCCCTCGAGATCTCGCAGGCAAAGCTCGGCATGGTGAACGACCCGGTGATGAAGGGCAACCTGGTGAAGCTCACCGTGGAGATACTGGTGCTTCAGGGAGATATTTACGTGGTGAAGAAGGATTACCGGAAAGCCCAGGGATCCTTTGAAGTGTCCAAGATATACGTGACGAACGTGCTGAATGACAAGGGCATGTTGAAGGGGATTCAGGAGCGCCTCAATATGCTGGCGCCGATTATCGCGAAGATGAAGCCTGAAGCTGAGCCCTCCGTGAAGCCGGGCACTGCTCCTTCAGGGGCGCCAGCCTCGCCGGGCGTTATGCCTTCAGGAGCGCCGGCTTCACCTGATGTTATGCCGTCAGGGGTACCGCCCTTTTCACCGGGCGGGTCGCCGGGGGTAAAGCCCGGCGCGGTTCAGGGAACCCCGCCGGCAGTACCTTCCGAGCCTATGGCGCCATCGCTTCCAAAGGCTCTTCCCTCTCCCTCACGATAGGATGTGAGAGGAATAGTGAGGGAGACTGTCAAATATTTGGGAAAGGTGTAATCATGCCATTTTGTCCCTTCAAGAAAAAGGAATGTTTCACAGAGTGTCCCTATTTCGCCCATGGGGTGAAAAAATGCGGCTTGACGGCACAGACAATGATTTTCGAGGACCTTCACAAGCTGAGCCTGGTTCTTCTTGATAATGCGGTGCTGAAAGAAGAAGATCAGGGGAAGGGGCGCTCCCCCGGCGATAAATCTTGATAAGGAACTGAATGACCATGGAAAAAAAGGATAGTCTCTCAGCAGCGGGAAACCTCCCCCTCTATGATCACCTCCTCTCCAGCATCAGGTACATAAAGTACCAGAGCTTCCCCGACATGGACGAGTCCCGTCCGCAAAGAACACCCATCACCAAGATAAAGGAAATGATGGAAAAAGAGGGGAAGGCGCCCATAAAGGAGGATCAGCTCAAGCTCGTGGTGAGCGATATCATATCGCAGCGATTCCAGAGCAACCTGATAAAATACAAGATGCTGCAGCAGCAGGAATTGCTGCGTGGAATGGCAACAGGCGGCATCTCGCCCGAAGAGGCTATTCTTCTCCTCCTTGATCAGACCAGCGGTGAAGAGCTTGAAGAAAAAGTCCTCTCGAAAGGGAAAGTGTCCAACCAGAGCCTTGACGAGCTTTACAAATTTTACAGCCGCATAGGCGAGAACATTGAAAAGCTCGTGCAGAGGAAGCTGGTGCCAAGGAGGGAAGAAAAGCTCGATGATTCTCCCTTCTTCCGCGAGTGATGAAGACGGGAGTCGAAGATTATCAGAAGGAGTTGGGGCAATATGACATTCGGTGATGACAGGATGGATCTCCTCACGTTCCTCAGGAATCTGGCTGATTACCTGGCTGCAGGAGTGAAGTTCGAAGGAAGCGAGATAGAAAACAGCCTCCACGCGGTGATAGAAAATGTGTTATCAATCCGTGCCGAGTATCAGAATCCTTCCCCTCCCGGGACGGAAACCATCAGGGAATTCATGCTGGAGGCCCTTGACCTTTTTGAAAGCGCCATCGGAGAGTTCTTTACCTTCTTTGAGGACGGTGACGTCGAGCATCTCAGAATTGGCGTGATGAATGCAGAGGAAGCCAATGACATCCTCAGCTCGATAGAGTACATCATTGAGCAGAACAAGCAGTGGCTCAGTGAGTTCGTGGCGGGGTAGCGATGAACATTGAAGAAAAAGACTTCTATACCATGGAAGAGGTCCTTGATCTCTCAAAGGAGCTTGCCATTGAGATTGATGAGCGGACCTTCAAATATTATCTCTCCCTTGAGATCATCTCTAAACCGGTAAAGAATCCCTATCCCCAGGGAGACAAGAGGATTAAATTCTATCCCGCCCGGGTTATCGATGAGCTCAAAAGGATATTTCAGCTCAAGAACAGGGGATTTTCCCTCAAGCAGATCAAGAAGCTCTTCATTGAGGAAAAGAGCAAGGAGCTTGATGTGCTCATTGATGTCACGGGAAAGGATGAAAAGCGTGAGATGGCCCATGCTTACCTCGAGGCCCTTCTCGGTTCAGAGTCCAAAATCGCCTGGAAGGAGTTTCTCTCTGCCTCAACAAGCGAGGTTTCCGAAAAGACTCTTCTCGATGCCTTGAAGCTGTACCTGGAGAGAATGCTCAGCTCATGGCTCCGATCCGACGAGGCGGGCAAGTATGTGGAGGAGTATCTTCTCGATCTTGATTCCGATATCCGGGAGGGTGTCGTGGATTTTTTCAAGAAGGCCCGCGACAACGAGATAATGAAGCACCGGGCCGAGAAGATGGACCTTCTCAGGTTTCTGCAGAAGCTCTGCGGCCGTGTCATCCTGGGGAGATACAACAGGGCAGAGGTTGAGGAGTGGCTCAACGAGGTGATAGCGAACCTGGAGAAGCTCAAGTGTGCTTATCAGGAGAAAGCCCCTCAGGATACCCTTTCTACCGAGATGAACGGACTCATGCTAAAGGGGATCGAGCTTTATCTCGATTCCATTCACGAGATAAAGGAGAACATCTCTTCAAAGAGAAGGGAGATCCTCATTGCGGCACTTGGGAAAGCACGGACTGCCCATAACATCCTCAGCAGCCTGGAAGAGATAGCGGAAAAAAAGAAGGTTCTCATCGGTCTCGCGCGCTGACCTGAAAAGCACGCCTCGAAGCCCCGCGGTTATTTCTTTGAAGAGGGCTTCTTTTTCTTTTTCGGTGCGGTCTTCACCTTGTCCTCGGTAGTGGCCTGCGGCGGCTTTTCAGGGGTTTTTCTGCCCTTTTTCGCCGGCTGTGTCCTGGGATGCTCCGTGAGGTTCTCCAGTTCCTTTTCTATCATGGCCTGGTATTTTGCCTTTCCCTGGCGCTTTGCCAGGTCGAGGGCGATTTCAAGCTGCACCTTTGCATTATCAATCTCGCCGGTCTTTACGTGGAGAAGTCCCAGGTTCCCCTGTGCGGGGAGCAGGTTGGGATCTATCTCTATGGCGGCCTGGTACTCCAGAATGGCCGACTCCAGATTCCCCAGCTCCGAGTAAGCAAGGCCCAGGTTGAAATGTGCTTCAGCATAGCGGCTGTTGAGGGCTATGGCCTTCTTCCACATCTCCACGGCCCCTTCTATCTTTCTCTGCCGGGCATAGACTATGCCGAGATTATTATGGGAGTAAATATCATTGGGATCAAGCTGGATTGATTTCTCAAAAGCCTCCTGGGCCTTTTCCAGCTGATTCTGATAGGTGAAGGCAAGGCCCAGGTTGTTGTAGGTATAGGCATCCTGGGGATCAATCTCGAGGGCTCTCCTGAACACCTCGATTGCTTTTGCCGTGTCATTTATGGAAATATAGGCCAGCCCAAGGTTGTTATAGGTAAAAAGGTCCCGGGGATTTATGGTGAGTGATTTTTCATAATGATGTATTGCCTTGTCTATCTGGCCGGTCCTCGCGTAACAGAGTCCCAGATTGTTAAGAGCATAGGTATCATGGTTATCAATGAAGAGAACCCGCGCGAAGTGCTCGATTGCCTCTGAAAGGTTCCCCATCGAGCAGAGGGCGAATCCCAGGTTGTTGAGGGCAAGAATATCCTGGGGCTGAAGCTCGACAGTGCGCCTGAACTGGGTTATTGCCTCCCGGATCCGCCCCATCCTTATAAGGCAGAGCCCCAGGTTGTTGTGGGCGTAAATATCCCTGGGATCAATGGAAAGGGATACCCTGAATTCCGTCTCGGCCAGATCGAGCTTGTCAATGGTAAGATAAGCCCTGCCCAGGTTGTTTCTGGCATAGGTATCCATCGGATTGATCTCAAGGGCCTTGTGAAACTCGTCAATTGCCTTCTCCCACTGTGCAAGCTGCGCATAGACCATTCCAAGGTTATGGTGGGCAACGGCGTCTTTCGGGTTGTATTCGATGATCCCGTTGAACTGCTCCAGCGCCTCATTCCACCTGCTCTGCTTGGCAAGAACCCTTCCAAGATTGTTGCGGGCGTAAATATCGTTGGGATTGATCTCCAGAGCCTGGCGGAACTCCACCTCGGCTTCCTCGATGTTTCCCAGTTTTTCAAGGACCTTGCCCAGATTGTTGTGGGCATAGAGATCGTTCTGGTCTATCTCGATGGCAAGCCGGAACTCCGTCATTGCCTCTTCAAGGTCTCCCCGCTGCGCATAAAGGAGGCCCAGGTTGTTGTGGGCATATACATCCCTGCTGTTTATCTGGAGGTCTGTTTTGTACTCGCTGACAGCCTCGTCTATCTTGCCCAGTTTTGAGTAAATGAGCCCCAGGTGATAATGGG
The Candidatus Eremiobacterota bacterium genome window above contains:
- a CDS encoding tetratricopeptide repeat protein, which translates into the protein MATGRSNESESVAKRKARAKKADSKSLKQSGDWFQRNKSLVTWALVIAFASTCIGFGAIFYVNQLNEAEKEKKSPDVQKVDKIGENVRYWKERVQEKPNDAVSLSNLAYAYQEGVFEILAKDSGSAMAPEDKTRLDEYSKSAEEYYRKALDVDRNYVFAATNLADIYLSTGKHKEALTVLKSLLKSQGKLENDGTPAVNLDDRDTLVLMEKLCDAYVKSGDNKNAIVIGEAVLKKDQGNYNVLYYLARAYFGQKDSEKSLGLLKDALEISQAKLGMVNDPVMKGNLVKLTVEILVLQGDIYVVKKDYRKAQGSFEVSKIYVTNVLNDKGMLKGIQERLNMLAPIIAKMKPEAEPSVKPGTAPSGAPASPGVMPSGAPASPDVMPSGVPPFSPGGSPGVKPGAVQGTPPAVPSEPMAPSLPKALPSPSR
- a CDS encoding MerR family transcriptional regulator; amino-acid sequence: MNIEEKDFYTMEEVLDLSKELAIEIDERTFKYYLSLEIISKPVKNPYPQGDKRIKFYPARVIDELKRIFQLKNRGFSLKQIKKLFIEEKSKELDVLIDVTGKDEKREMAHAYLEALLGSESKIAWKEFLSASTSEVSEKTLLDALKLYLERMLSSWLRSDEAGKYVEEYLLDLDSDIREGVVDFFKKARDNEIMKHRAEKMDLLRFLQKLCGRVILGRYNRAEVEEWLNEVIANLEKLKCAYQEKAPQDTLSTEMNGLMLKGIELYLDSIHEIKENISSKRREILIAALGKARTAHNILSSLEEIAEKKKVLIGLAR
- a CDS encoding tetratricopeptide repeat protein, with the translated sequence MSKAHSNEFTEKSDTGTLEESKDPEIHYNSGVKHAQRGEWGLASKALKKAIDLDPHHSNARYMLGIAYLSIGKLAEAVEIYQQAIEFDHADVSAYNNLGLILARQGKYNESIDVLRKAIEIDPDYSQAHYHLGLIYSKLGKIDEAVSEYKTDLQINSRDVYAHNNLGLLYAQRGDLEEAMTEFRLAIEIDQNDLYAHNNLGKVLEKLGNIEEAEVEFRQALEINPNDIYARNNLGRVLAKQSRWNEALEQFNGIIEYNPKDAVAHHNLGMVYAQLAQWEKAIDEFHKALEINPMDTYARNNLGRAYLTIDKLDLAETEFRVSLSIDPRDIYAHNNLGLCLIRMGRIREAITQFRRTVELQPQDILALNNLGFALCSMGNLSEAIEHFARVLFIDNHDTYALNNLGLCYARTGQIDKAIHHYEKSLTINPRDLFTYNNLGLAYISINDTAKAIEVFRRALEIDPQDAYTYNNLGLAFTYQNQLEKAQEAFEKSIQLDPNDIYSHNNLGIVYARQRKIEGAVEMWKKAIALNSRYAEAHFNLGLAYSELGNLESAILEYQAAIEIDPNLLPAQGNLGLLHVKTGEIDNAKVQLEIALDLAKRQGKAKYQAMIEKELENLTEHPRTQPAKKGRKTPEKPPQATTEDKVKTAPKKKKKPSSKK